Proteins encoded in a region of the Phocoena phocoena chromosome X, mPhoPho1.1, whole genome shotgun sequence genome:
- the PSMD10 gene encoding 26S proteasome non-ATPase regulatory subunit 10 isoform X1 has product MEGCVSNLMVCNLAYSGKLEELKERILADKSLATRTDQDSRTALHWACSAGHTEIVEFLLQLGVPVNDKDDAGWSPLHIAASAGRDEIVKALLGKGAQVNAVNQNGCTPLHYAASKNRHEIAVMLLEGGANPDAKDHYEATAMHRAAAKGNLKMIHILLYYKASTNIQDTEGNTPLHLACDEERVEVAKLLVSQGASIYIENKEEKTPLQVAKGGLGLILKRMVES; this is encoded by the exons ATGGAGGGGTGTGTGTCTAACCTAATGGTCTGCAACCTGGCCTACAGCGGGAAGCTGGAGGAGTTGAAGGAGAGGATCCTGGCCGATAAATCCCTGGCCACTAGGACTGACCAG GACAGCAGAACTGCCTTGCATTGGGCATGCTCAGCCGGACATACAGAAATTGTTGAATTCTTGCTGCAACTTGGAGTGCCAGTGaatgataaagatgat GCAGGTTGGTCTCCTCTTCATATTGCTGCTTCCGCTGGCCGGGATGAGATTGTAAAAGCTCTTCTGGGAAAAGGTGCTCAAGTGAATGCTGTCAATCAAAATGGCTGTACTCCCCTACATTATGCAGCTTCCAAAAACAGGCATGAG ATTGCTGTCATGTTACTGGAAGGCGGGGCTAATCCAGATGCTAAGGACCATTATGAGGCTACAGCAATGCACCGGGCAGCAGCCAAGGGTAACTTGAAGATGATTCATATTCTTCTGTACTACAAAGCTTCTACAAACATCCAAGACACTGAGGGTAACACTCCTCT ACACTTAGCCTGTGATGAGGAGAGAGTGGAAGTAGCAAAACTGCTGGTGTCCCAAGGAGCAAGTATTTACattgagaataaagaagaaaagacaccCCTGCAAGTGGCCAAAGGTGGTCTGGGTTTAATACTCAAGAGAATGGTGGAAAGTTAA
- the PSMD10 gene encoding 26S proteasome non-ATPase regulatory subunit 10 isoform X2 produces MEGCVSNLMVCNLAYSGKLEELKERILADKSLATRTDQDSRTALHWACSAGHTEIVEFLLQLGVPVNDKDDAGWSPLHIAASAGRDEIVKALLGKGAQVNAVNQNGCTPLHYAASKNRHEIAVMLLEGGANPDAKDHYEATAMHRAAAKDT; encoded by the exons ATGGAGGGGTGTGTGTCTAACCTAATGGTCTGCAACCTGGCCTACAGCGGGAAGCTGGAGGAGTTGAAGGAGAGGATCCTGGCCGATAAATCCCTGGCCACTAGGACTGACCAG GACAGCAGAACTGCCTTGCATTGGGCATGCTCAGCCGGACATACAGAAATTGTTGAATTCTTGCTGCAACTTGGAGTGCCAGTGaatgataaagatgat GCAGGTTGGTCTCCTCTTCATATTGCTGCTTCCGCTGGCCGGGATGAGATTGTAAAAGCTCTTCTGGGAAAAGGTGCTCAAGTGAATGCTGTCAATCAAAATGGCTGTACTCCCCTACATTATGCAGCTTCCAAAAACAGGCATGAG ATTGCTGTCATGTTACTGGAAGGCGGGGCTAATCCAGATGCTAAGGACCATTATGAGGCTACAGCAATGCACCGGGCAGCAGCCAAGG ACACTTAG